The DNA window ACTAACCATGTGCATTTACTTTGTACTCCCCGGCAGGCGGGAGGCATAAGTAAAATGATGCAGTCCCTGGGTCGTAGATATGTCCAGTATTTTAATTTCGAATATGACCGGTGCGGGCCGGGATGGTTACAGATCCTGGAGAGTATCGTTGGTCCAGTTATGATTTTAATTTTACTCTGACCCTAATTACATGCTAATTACATGTGTGCTAATTACATGTGCTAATTACATGTGTTTTATGTGACAGCATTCCGAGATTTACGTACTTGAATTCCGATATTTACGTTGATAAATTCCGAAATTTACAATATTTTGAGCCGATGAACATGACATCTCTATACCCGCGAAGAATCGAGGCGCGCATCGCTGAAGCCTTGCTGGACACGCCCGTTGTTCTGCTGGCAGGTCCTCGCCAGGCCGGCAAAACAACACTGGTGGGCCAGATCGCCGAACAGCAGGGGCTTCGCTATCTGACCATGGACGATGAGCTGACACTCTTGTCAGCACGGGAAGATCCGGTTGGTATGATTCGCAGCCTGGATCGGGCTGTGATCGATGAAATCCAGCGTGCGCCCCAATTGTTGCTGGCCATCAAGAAAAGCGTGGACGAAGATAGACGGCCCGGACGATTCCTGCTCACTGGCTCGGCCAACTTGATGGCGCTGCCGACTGTGGCCGACTCGCTGGCTGGCCGGATGGAGACGTTGTCGCTGTTGCCTCTGTCGCAAACCGAAATCGAATCGCGCTCCGCAAACTGGATAGATAGTGCCTTCACTGGTCGGATTCTCAGGGCAGATCAACCTGCCCTGGGTGGTGATCTGATCGAGCGGGTGCTGCGCGGCGGGTATCCTGAAGCGATCTTGAGAACGTCTGCCAAACGTCGTGTGGTTTGGGCACGGCAGTACATTGAGGCCATCATCCAGCGCGATGTCCGCGATGTGGGTGGTATCGAGAAGCTGGATCAGTTGCCACGATTCCTGCGCGCCTTGGCGCAGACGGCTGGCCAGATGTGCAACTACACCCAGCTTGGCGGCCAGGTGGGTCTGGATGGCAAGACGGCTTCTCGCTATGTCAGTGTTTTTGAGCAAATGTACCTGCTCAAGCGTATCGAGGTCTGGGCCCGCAATAGGCTAAACCGGGTGGTCAAGACACCGAAGCTACAGTTCATCGATTCGGGCTTGCTGACCACACTGCTCGATTTGAGCGGCGAAGAGATTCAGCAGGACCGCACGCGGTTTGGCAAGGTGCTGGAGACGTTTGTATTTGGAGAACTGCTCAAGCACACCACCACAGCGGACGGCGACTATCGCCTGATGTACTACCGGGATGCCGACAAGTTCGAGGTCGATGTCGTGATCGAAAATGCGGCTGGAAAATTGGTATGCGTAGAGATCAAAGCGTCGGCCACCGTCAAGGAGAATGACTTTCGTGGGCTGAAAAAACTCGCCAGCCTCGCGGGTGATCAATTCAAGCTGGGGGTGCTGTTGTACGACGGCCCCGAGACGATGCCGCTGGGTGGTGGTTTATGGGCGGCTCCGTTGTCCACTTTGTGGGGGACGTAGAAGTCTAAAGTAAATTTTGTATACAAAGTTTGTGAGTATTTTATAAAGTTATTAATTGAATGTGCTCATTATGTCTTTTTATTGAAGAGAAGAGGAGTTGCCATTGTATAGGCGGTGGTTTTACGCATGGTAACTGTGTCGCGCCAAGACGCTACGTTAGGAGCCTTATTTGGGAAAAAGCAAACGATTTAAACATTTACTGAAATGTGAAGAAAACGGATCTCTTTGGCAGGGTTCTGGCCGCCTTCTGTTGCCCTTTTTTCTGTTACTGTTCATACCAGGCTGTGGCGCGAAAGGAATCTGTACGTCCGGAGATTGTCTTAATGGTGCGGGCAGCTTTACCTATGAGAGTGGCGAGATATATACCGGTGATTTTATAAACGGCAAACCAGTGGGCTCGGGAGAGTTACTTTACCAGGATGGCAAAAAATATACTGGTGAACTTGTTGGAAATTTAGCGCATGGTACTGGAGAGTTGCTGCGGCTGGATGGCTCAAAATATGTCGGCATTTTTATCGATGGCAAGTTCGCTGGGCCGGGGAAATTGGTTTTTCCTGATGGCCAGGAACTCCTCTGTCAAATGGTTGATGGTGTTTTTGTCGGTCAACCTCAGAATGAAACAGGAGGGACGGAGGTTGCGGTTGAAAATGTCGTCAGCGCTCCACCAACCGATGAGGCAGCCGCCGAAGAGGGTATGGAGGAAATAGCTGCCGAACAGTTGATAGATGATGCCGACAGCGAAGAGGTTATAGGAGATGTAAATGACACTCAGGCCGTTGCTGCTGGAACCTGTATCTCAGGAAACTGCATTGATGGTCAGGGCGGCTTTATCTATACAGACGAAAGCTTCTACAGCGGCTTTTTTATAAACGGCAAACCCGAAGGTCGGGGCGAGCTGAACACCAGTAAAGGGGACTATTACATCGGAGAGTTCAAGGGTGGTCTTTATGACGGGCAAGGCAGATTGGAGCTCCCTGATGGCAGCATCCTTGAAGGGGTGTTTGTTAAAGGAAGCCTTGATGGTATAACATATTAAGCAAAGCAAGTTTGGGTCAAAGAGTTTCACGAACATTTTCCCCAAGATTTTAATTTTACTCTGACCCTAATTACCTACTCTGACCCTAATTACCCTAATTAATAATTAATTATAATTTGACCCTAATTAATTATAATTAATTCCCTAATTAATTCCTCTGACCCTAATTAATTCCAATAAGTTCAAATTAAACCAGAAGTAAAACTCTCTCTGGTTGTGGTTGTTACTGTAATGCCGGTATGAGCCTACGACCCGTGCATTTCTGGTTCAGCGCATTGAGCCGGAAGTTTTGTTTCTCTGGTACCATGAGTGCAACTCATTTTTTACTGAAAAAGTTTTTAATGTTTCGGGCGTAGGAGATTAAGACTACGGCGATAATTGCTGCCAATATATAGCGAATTGCATTGAGGTGTAGTTCCAGGTAGTCAAAGAAAGTAGTCCAGATGACAATTGCAGCCAAAGTTCCTAGGAGAGTCGCTGAAAAATTCTTTGCGATTTTAAACTTAAGCAGGGATCCAATAATTGACCCTACAACAGGCCCAGTAACTGGTAGAGGCGCCATAACAAAGAGAAAAAGCCCCAGCCAGCCATACTTCTCTATTTTTGCCTTATGATTTCTTGCTTTACGTTCAAGCTGTATAGCGTAAAATCGTATGACTCTAAATTTAATATAATTATTGATGGAAAGAATTGATATTGAATAGGTAAAGCAGACAATAAGAACTTCCAGATAGAAATTATAGCCAATCGTCCAAACATAATTGAACCCATTCATTATGCACAAGCCAATGCCTGCAGCTCTGCCACCAATGGCATGGGCAGCAAAGGCTAAACTTAAGGCATGCACCATTTTAGCATCAGACGTATAAAAAATCCACGCCGCTCCTACCAGAAGAAGGCTCATGATAACACCCACACAGAAGATCAGCCATTCTATGGTGTTATAAATTCTGATACATTTTATTTTTTTAGCCATCTCAGCTTAATGTCCATACTAATCGGGAAAGTCCTTCTCTCTAATTGAATATTATTGGGCTTATTCAATATCATAATTTAGAAAAGCAGGCAATAAAAGTATACGTAGACGATCTCAAACCGTCATATAAACACTTCTTGGTCCAAATTTCACCCTGAATGGTTATTGCTTAGCGTTAAAAATCGTACTCTATCATGTGAGCCAAACACACTTTACACACTTTAAAAACAGCATGGGCAGCAGCACCAGGTCGCAGAGAATAGCCAGGCCCAGGGTAAGCGAAATCAGCAGGCCAAAATTCCGCAACGGTACAAAGGGGGAGGCTAGAAACCCCAGGAAGCTGCCGCCAGCCACCAGGGTGGTGGAGAGCATAGCCGGACCTACATGGTTGAGGGTATTATTAAGACGTTTGAGGGTGTTGTGCTGATCGTTTTATTGCTGCTGCCAGGTATGTAAAAAATGGATAGTGTCATCCACTACGACTCCAAAGACAATACTGGCCACCTTCACAGTCGCAACACTTAATTCAGATGAAATTGTTCTGGTCAGAACTGTCATCCGGCTGATCTCTTCAGACCCTTGGCTTGGTATCATAGGTAAATCGAATTCGGCGCCATTGGCGGTGGCAATCGACTTGAAGTTATAAGGATTATTGCCGAAAAAAAAAGAGAAAATGGGTAACTATTTCCTGCTCAGCTAATTCAGAAAGTATCGCGGAAAGTTGGCAAGGGGGGATGGTTTTAGAAAACGAAGCAAGCGGGGCATTGTGGCCGGAATTGTCTTTTAAAGGACAAAACCACAGGGAAAAGTGTTGCTGATGAACGGCTCGATAATTCGTCCAGGACAGCAGTCAGATACCAGGCGCCTCCGAGATAGTAGGCGTGTTCTGTTAAACGGGAAAGGCTTGCCTTGATGCGACTGATAATTTCGTCAAGATGTTCCGGTGAACTTTCCTGCTCCGGAAAGAGCAGAATTACGCTGCTTTCAACTTTCTGTAAGGTGAAAATAGTAGAAGAAAGGGCGCGGTCAACCCCAGGGATTTGTTCAAATTCCTGGGCCATATCTTTGAGTTTGGGGTAGGGCAGGTCCGGGAAAAGAATAACGAGTGGGTCACTTAACTGATGCTTTTTACTGAACTCCTGAAAATGCTGTCAGTTCACATCCCCGTCAGTCTGCCAGACATTGATGGAGTTGTCTGCTTTGATGCCAGTGGCTGCGTAACCCAGGACGAGTGAGCATAGAAGAATAAGCAGGTAAATAGGTCGGGCTTGTTGTCGGATAAATTCAGCCAGTTTCAGCCAGGCTGTTGTGTTTTCATCTCTGTCCGTTTTCAAGACTCGAAGTTCCTTTTAAAAGCATTAAAATCTGTAACGCATAAACCATTAGCGGTTAAAAGGTCCGCAATCTAGTCCGCAAAAAAATGGTTATTCGGATTAGTGTTTTGCTGAGCGACCTTGTCAAGAAAAAACTCTACAGATTTTTATGTTGAAGATTTATTTGTTCAGCACAAGGACTCTTCCTGTATCAAATTTAAGGAGCAAAGCGACTTGGCTGAGATACTAATCAATTGCCAGGCCCTCATATTCTTATTGATTGGGATAGTTGCAGTTTTGTGTTAGCATTGATTAACGAAGGGATTTAATGGTCATTATTGTCATAGGCTTAGAAAGTTACTACTCATCTACCATCTCTAAATGAATAACGATAAACGCAACCTTCACATCCTTGTTGTCGATGATGAACCTCTTATACATGTCATTATGAGGGAAATCCTTGAATCCTGCCAACACAAGGTCTCTCTAGCCAGTAATGGCTTGGATGCCTTGCATGCTATGGTAAGGCAAGAAGTTGATTTGGTTTTTATGGATATCCGCATGCCAGTGATGGACGGCTTGACCGCGATTAAATTCCTTCGTAAATGTGAACAGGGGGAGCATCTTTCTCTCATGGAACACCATGAACTTGCCCAATCTCTTTACTCTCGCAGAAAGGGAACTAAAACAACCGTTGTGGCGGTAACAGGAAACATAGATGAGCGCGAAATCCTGTTCGAAGCCGGGATGGATGAGTTTATCGCCAAACCTTTCAAAATAGAAAAAATACACAATATACTGAACGAATTTTGTGGAAAATCATTGGAAGGCTCACCAGCAGATAAGAGAAGACATCCAAGACACAGTATAAAGAACAACACGATTACTGTTTGTAATGGCATCAATGGGCAAGCCATTGACATTAGTATGAGCGGACTGGCTATAAGGTATGGCAATTTCGAATCTATACCGAATGAATGGAGCGTCACTCTGCACAATACAGTTAAAAAAACATCAACACCGTATCTACCCTTAAAACTGATACGAAACATAGAGATGGAGGGCGCACCATCTTCTGGAGTTGAAACAAAAACTGTTGGCGCCATGTTTATTGATCTTGATGCGAGTCAAGAAAACCAGATAAAACAGTTCATTGATAATTTGCCTTGACGCCTTCGTATTGTGTTCTACGCAAAACCTTATAATCGGAGGAAATCATCATCCTCTAATCATTCAATAACCTGATTCGTGCAAATCAGGTTATTTCAACACAGCGACACCATCACAATACTGATCATGCATGTCATGCCCCTGAATGTCTACAGCCGGGGCCAGCATTAAAAAAAAATCCTGGATTCCCGCCAAAAGCACGCGGGAATGACGAGAGAATTGAATGTGACAAAGTAGAACTAACCATCTGGAAATTAGTTTCCCAAGATTGTTGGGTCGGCTTTGCTGCGCATGTTTCTCTTTGAAACATAATGAAACGGAGCAGGGGATGTGTTTCATTATGTTTTGTGCCTATGCTGGCGGGCTTCGCGGAACGGTGAAACGCGTTAGTGTTTCATTGTGTTTCGATATGTTTCTTTGTGGCGGATAGCGCTAGCGGGTGCTTCCTGTCGACTAAACCCCTGTATATACGACTAAAAACATTAATATCGTTTTTGGCACATGATTTGCTAAGGGCTATGGATAGATATCAATCACATGTGTTGGTGCAGCATTAAACGCTACACAAAGGAGTCCAAAATGCCATCAATAGCCTTGTTTTGCGGTAAATTCACCAATGAAGAAGAAACTTTGGAACAACTTCGTTCGCTGCTCGCCTTTGAGGTGGTCACGGATGAGGATATTATTTCTGAAGCCTGCAACAGGAAGCTGGCCGAAAGAAACAAAATGGAACAAGCGGTTTACAAAAAAACATCTGTGTTCAACCAATTTAATTTTGAGAGAGAACGCAATGTCGCACACCTCAAATCTTTGCTGGCAGAGCGCTTGGCAAAAAAACAAAACGTTATTTATGCAGGTTTCATCTCGCTCCTTATCCCCCATGACGTAACCCATGTTTTGAAGGTTCTGGTTGTTGACAGTAAAGAGAGTCGAAGTCGAAGGGCAGTTGCCTCAGGTCTATCTGAAAGTGAAGCCGCCAAGCAGATTCGTGCCGCCGATCAAAGCGCCTATGGCTGGACTGATTTTCTGTTCCAGAAGGAGGCCTTTGAGCAGTCTCTCTACGATATTGTCATCCCTACTGAAGAAAAGAGCGTCGCAGAGATTGGCGCTATTATTCAGAAAAATTGCAACTCGACAGCAGTGCTGGAAAACGAGGCGTCTTTGCAGGCGGTAAATGATTTTGCCATCACTGCTCAGGTTGAACATGCCTTGGCTGTTAAGGGGCAAAAGGTTGAGGTGAAAACACGCAATGGTCGTGTGTGTTTAAAGGTTAATAAGAGTGCTTTCAGCTTCAGCAAGCTTGCTGAAAAAATCTCTGAAATTGCGAGTTCGGTGCATGGGGTTGAAGGCGTTGAGGTGCAACAGGGCAAAGGCTACCGGACGTCAATCTATCGTGACCTTCAGTTTGAACTGCCTCCTAAGGTACTGCTGGTTGACGATGAGAAAGAATTTGTCCAAACATTGTCAGAAAGGCTTGTCACTCGAAACGTTGGTTCATACGCCGTCTTTGATGGTCAACAGGCCCTCGATTTTATCGATGATGATGCGCCGGATGTTATGGTTCTCGATCTGAAAATGCCCGGCATTAGTGGCATTGAGGTGCTGAAAAAGACCAAAAAAACTAATTCCGATATTGAGGTTATCATTTTAACCGGCCACGGCTCTGATGCTGATCGGAAAACATGTATCAGTATGGGCGCCTTTGCCTACTTGCAGAAACCGATTGATGTTGAGACACTGTCAGCAACTATTAGGGAGGCCCACAAAAAAAGAATAGAGGCTAAAGAGTCCGGCTGAGAAGTCCTGTTTGCGTCATTATGAGTATATTTATCCTCGATTGCCTACATTAAAAACAATGAACACTAAAGCTTAGGAGAAGAAAATGGCAGATAAAACAGACAAGCTAGAAGCCAACGTCTTGCTGGTTGATGATGAGGAGCAGTTTCTGGAGGTTCTTTCCGAACGTCTTGAAACTCGGGGATTGCACGTTAATTCAGTGACCAGTGGCGAAGATGCCATTGCCCAGGTTGAGGACAAGAACTTTGATGCCATTGTGGTGGATCTTGCCATGCCTGGCATCAATGGCATTGAAACTATGAAACGGATCAAGGAGAAACGGCCTGACCTGGAAATAATTATTTTAACCGGCCAGGCTACTGTTAAAACTGGTATCGAGGCAATGAAGCTTGGCGCCGAAGATTTTCTGGAAAAACCAGTTGATCTTAATGTCCTAATGGAAAAAATCAAGAATGCCAAGCATAAGAGAATGCTGGTTCTGGAAAAGAAATCCCAGGATGAAATGAAGTCAATTCTGAAGAGTAAAAGCTGGTAATTTTCTTTCACATGCCCTGTAAAAATTTAAAATTTAACAATTGAAGAGGAGAAAGCTTGTGGCTGCCGAAAACCCGATCGTAAGAGATTTTATAATACCAATTGATAGGTATCCCCATTTAAGAGAGACCCAGACCTTAAGTGATGCCGTGCAAGTGCTCATGTCTCACACCTGCGGCGAGAATGAGTATCTCAGGTATGCCGGAATACTTGTGCTTAATGAAAAAAACCAGCTGGTCGGCGGGCTTAATCTGCAAGATATCTTGCGGGCCCTTGATAAGCGTTTTGCCCTGCCAAAAGGCCATGAGGGAAAGGCTGGGGAATATCCTAATCTAGCTATTTTATGGGAAGACTCTTTTTTTCACAAATGTTCCGAGAAAAAAGATATTGCCATCAGTGATTTTATGGTGCCAACCAAAAAAATTGTTAAGGGCGATGATCCACTGTTGAAGGCGTTGTCGATCATGCTGCACGGCAATGAGGTTGTTTTGCCGGTTAAGGAAGAGGGTAGCATCATAGGCGTTATCCGCCTGGAAGAGATATTTTTAGCCCTGTGCGGCGTTTGTAAACTGTAATTATCCCTGTGAAAAAATAGGAGAAGAGGATTCTAGTTATGAGTCAATCAACAACAAATGTAGCACTAGCGGATGAGGCAACGCCGTTTGACTGGAAGCGGCTTATCTTCATGTTTACAGGCATTGGCCTGTTTCTCTTTGTTTATTACTGTCCGCCCTGGCCTGACGCCATAGATCCCTTGGGCGAGCATTTTGTCTTGAGTCAACAGGCCAAAGGAGCCCTGGCTGTTTTCTTGCTGGCCGCAACCTGGTGGGTTTTTGAAGTTGTTCCTATTGGTGTGACAAGCTTGACCATCGGGATGCTGCAAGCGCTTTTTATGATCCGCGACCCCAAGGTGGCCTTTAAGGACTTTATGGACCCTTCCGTTCTGTTTATCTTTGGCTCGATTGTCATCGGCATGGTTTTCACCAAGACCGGCTTGACCAAGCGTATTGCCTATAAGATGCTTTCCATTGTTGGGGAAAGAACAAGCATGATCTATCTTGGCTGCTTTGTTATGACTGCGGCCCTGACCCACATTATGGCTCATACGGCGGTTGCTGCAACGATGTTTCCACTGCTCATGGCCATTCATGCCCTCTATTCGGATGAAGATAAACCATCCAAATTTGGCAAGGGACTTTTTATTGGTATGGCCTATGTGGCAGGGGCTGGAAGTATTATTACCCTGCTTGGTGCGGCTAGAGGCGCGGTAGCCCTTGGTTTTTACAAGGACATTATGAATGTGGACATCAGTTTTTTTCAGTTAACCATGTATATGTTTCCGGTGGGTTGGCTCATGGTTTTCATTCTATGGGGATTTTTCATGCTTTTTTTTAAGCCGGAGAGAGCGATTATCCCAGGTCTTAAGGCGAAAGCCCAGAGAATGTATGTTGAGCTTGGGGCTTGGAGTACCAAAGAAATTTTAACCGCAAGTATCGTTGTCGTGACTATATTGGTCATTGCACTGAAAAATTTTGTGCCGGCCTTGGGCAGTCTGGACAAAACCGGTATTTTGCTCTGTTCAACCATTGCTTTCTTTCTGCTCAATATTCTTACCATTGACGATCTGGAAGAAATTCCCTGGAATATTATTCTGCTTTTTGCTGGCGCCATGTCCATCGGCTTCTGCCTATGGGAAACTGGGGCGGCCAAATGGATGGCAGTCAACTGGTTGGTGCTTTTTCAGAATTCTCCGCCTATTGTCTTTGTCCTTGGTATGGCGTTCTTTGTTATGATGATGACCAACTTTATTATGAACGTGGCAGCCATTGCCATCTCCCTGCCAGTAGCCCTGGTCATTGCTCCATATCTTGGTGTGGGTGGTGAGGTTATTTTGTTCTCCGCACTAGTTGTCTCTGGTATGCCTTTTCTGTTGCTTGTTGGCGCGGCACCCAACGCCATTGCCTATAACTCCAAGCAGTTCACCACCGGAGAATTTTTTCTGTGGGGTGTTCCAGCTAGTATTATCCTTATGGCTGTTACCTGGTTTGCGGTTACGGTTATCTGGCCGCTGATGGGTATGCAGATTTATGTGCCTGTTGCAGGATAAAAAGTTCTACCGCTAATGCTTGCCGGCTGAAATTGATTTTAGCCGGCAACCATTAGCCGGGTAGGTGGCAGCATTAAAGAAATTAAAAAAAGTTCCTTGTTGGAACGATATAAAACATTATAGAACAGTAGAACTGAAGGTAGTTGTAAAATGCCGTGGCAAAAAATAGACTATTATGAGATCAGAAATCCCACGATCAATAGATGAGATAGCTGTAAGTGAGATTGTCAATGGTGTGCCGCACGGCATTGCCATTCTGGATGCCGATCTGCGTATCGTGGAGATGAACAGTTTTCTTGAGGTCTTTACCGGATTTTCGAGCTCTGATGCCCGGGGGGTGTACGCCAATTTTATTTTGCGTAGCAATATTGAACATAATGGCAGGAAATTTCATGAGGTGCTGAACTCAGAGGAGTGCCTGTCCGTTGCTGGTGATATTATCACCCAGCGCCATAAAAAAATCCCGGTCTATTTTACAGTTTCCCCTTTGATGGGTGATACTGGAAAGGCTGTCGGGCTTATGGTTTTTATTGAGGACATATCGGCGTTGCAGTCCTTTGATCAAAAGCGCCGCAATTATGACGGTGCGGCAAATATTTTGGGGCATAGCCCCAAGATGCAGGAGATGTTTGATCTTATGCCGGTGCTGGCTCAGACCGACGCCTCGGTGCTGATTACCGGTGAAACCGGAACGGGTAAAGATATGATTGCCGAAGCTATTCATATGGCCTCGAAAAGATCACGACATCCCTTTATTAAGGTCAATTGCGGTGCTCTGCCGGAAGCCTTGCTGGAATCGGAACTATTCGGGCATACTCGGGGAGCGTTTACCGGCGCAGTAAAAGACAAGCCTGGTATGTTTCGCTTGGCCCAGGATGGGACCATCTTTCTCACAGAAATAGGTGATATGCCCCTT is part of the Desulfobulbaceae bacterium genome and encodes:
- a CDS encoding CBS domain-containing protein; this translates as MAAENPIVRDFIIPIDRYPHLRETQTLSDAVQVLMSHTCGENEYLRYAGILVLNEKNQLVGGLNLQDILRALDKRFALPKGHEGKAGEYPNLAILWEDSFFHKCSEKKDIAISDFMVPTKKIVKGDDPLLKALSIMLHGNEVVLPVKEEGSIIGVIRLEEIFLALCGVCKL
- a CDS encoding SLC13/DASS family transporter; the encoded protein is MSQSTTNVALADEATPFDWKRLIFMFTGIGLFLFVYYCPPWPDAIDPLGEHFVLSQQAKGALAVFLLAATWWVFEVVPIGVTSLTIGMLQALFMIRDPKVAFKDFMDPSVLFIFGSIVIGMVFTKTGLTKRIAYKMLSIVGERTSMIYLGCFVMTAALTHIMAHTAVAATMFPLLMAIHALYSDEDKPSKFGKGLFIGMAYVAGAGSIITLLGAARGAVALGFYKDIMNVDISFFQLTMYMFPVGWLMVFILWGFFMLFFKPERAIIPGLKAKAQRMYVELGAWSTKEILTASIVVVTILVIALKNFVPALGSLDKTGILLCSTIAFFLLNILTIDDLEEIPWNIILLFAGAMSIGFCLWETGAAKWMAVNWLVLFQNSPPIVFVLGMAFFVMMMTNFIMNVAAIAISLPVALVIAPYLGVGGEVILFSALVVSGMPFLLLVGAAPNAIAYNSKQFTTGEFFLWGVPASIILMAVTWFAVTVIWPLMGMQIYVPVAG
- a CDS encoding sigma 54-interacting transcriptional regulator gives rise to the protein MRSEIPRSIDEIAVSEIVNGVPHGIAILDADLRIVEMNSFLEVFTGFSSSDARGVYANFILRSNIEHNGRKFHEVLNSEECLSVAGDIITQRHKKIPVYFTVSPLMGDTGKAVGLMVFIEDISALQSFDQKRRNYDGAANILGHSPKMQEMFDLMPVLAQTDASVLITGETGTGKDMIAEAIHMASKRSRHPFIKVNCGALPEALLESELFGHTRGAFTGAVKDKPGMFRLAQDGTIFLTEIGDMPLSLQVKLLSVLDDKEFYPVGGIKKVQVDVRIIAATHRSLRELVRLGEFREDLFYRLNVLRMHLPPLREREGDIRLLLDYFLREFNAGLSKNIKGYASDSIKLLTCYAYPGNVRELRNIVEYAVNICQGEKIKQQNLPKYLFETIAKQKQLKQEEKIFETDEPREPSAKAGLKKNLGLADNDVEGWGVVEKEMIIEAMKKAGGRRSKAAQLLGCGRTTLWRKLNRYSLS
- a CDS encoding ATP-binding protein, producing the protein MNMTSLYPRRIEARIAEALLDTPVVLLAGPRQAGKTTLVGQIAEQQGLRYLTMDDELTLLSAREDPVGMIRSLDRAVIDEIQRAPQLLLAIKKSVDEDRRPGRFLLTGSANLMALPTVADSLAGRMETLSLLPLSQTEIESRSANWIDSAFTGRILRADQPALGGDLIERVLRGGYPEAILRTSAKRRVVWARQYIEAIIQRDVRDVGGIEKLDQLPRFLRALAQTAGQMCNYTQLGGQVGLDGKTASRYVSVFEQMYLLKRIEVWARNRLNRVVKTPKLQFIDSGLLTTLLDLSGEEIQQDRTRFGKVLETFVFGELLKHTTTADGDYRLMYYRDADKFEVDVVIENAAGKLVCVEIKASATVKENDFRGLKKLASLAGDQFKLGVLLYDGPETMPLGGGLWAAPLSTLWGT
- a CDS encoding transposase, encoding MPRLPRITPIDLPVHVIQRGNNRQVCFVSDEDHGAYAGWLKEYSKKYRVDIHAWVMMTNHVHLLCTPRQAGGISKMMQSLGRRYVQYFNFEYDRCGPGWLQILESIVGPVMILILL
- a CDS encoding response regulator; protein product: MPSIALFCGKFTNEEETLEQLRSLLAFEVVTDEDIISEACNRKLAERNKMEQAVYKKTSVFNQFNFERERNVAHLKSLLAERLAKKQNVIYAGFISLLIPHDVTHVLKVLVVDSKESRSRRAVASGLSESEAAKQIRAADQSAYGWTDFLFQKEAFEQSLYDIVIPTEEKSVAEIGAIIQKNCNSTAVLENEASLQAVNDFAITAQVEHALAVKGQKVEVKTRNGRVCLKVNKSAFSFSKLAEKISEIASSVHGVEGVEVQQGKGYRTSIYRDLQFELPPKVLLVDDEKEFVQTLSERLVTRNVGSYAVFDGQQALDFIDDDAPDVMVLDLKMPGISGIEVLKKTKKTNSDIEVIILTGHGSDADRKTCISMGAFAYLQKPIDVETLSATIREAHKKRIEAKESG
- a CDS encoding small multi-drug export protein, with the protein product MAKKIKCIRIYNTIEWLIFCVGVIMSLLLVGAAWIFYTSDAKMVHALSLAFAAHAIGGRAAGIGLCIMNGFNYVWTIGYNFYLEVLIVCFTYSISILSINNYIKFRVIRFYAIQLERKARNHKAKIEKYGWLGLFLFVMAPLPVTGPVVGSIIGSLLKFKIAKNFSATLLGTLAAIVIWTTFFDYLELHLNAIRYILAAIIAVVLISYARNIKNFFSKK
- a CDS encoding response regulator; translated protein: MADKTDKLEANVLLVDDEEQFLEVLSERLETRGLHVNSVTSGEDAIAQVEDKNFDAIVVDLAMPGINGIETMKRIKEKRPDLEIIILTGQATVKTGIEAMKLGAEDFLEKPVDLNVLMEKIKNAKHKRMLVLEKKSQDEMKSILKSKSW
- a CDS encoding response regulator produces the protein MNNDKRNLHILVVDDEPLIHVIMREILESCQHKVSLASNGLDALHAMVRQEVDLVFMDIRMPVMDGLTAIKFLRKCEQGEHLSLMEHHELAQSLYSRRKGTKTTVVAVTGNIDEREILFEAGMDEFIAKPFKIEKIHNILNEFCGKSLEGSPADKRRHPRHSIKNNTITVCNGINGQAIDISMSGLAIRYGNFESIPNEWSVTLHNTVKKTSTPYLPLKLIRNIEMEGAPSSGVETKTVGAMFIDLDASQENQIKQFIDNLP